The following is a genomic window from Falco cherrug isolate bFalChe1 chromosome 9, bFalChe1.pri, whole genome shotgun sequence.
GCTGAGAGGACATTTAAACATAATTGCTCTTAGATTCAAACAGATTCACATCCTATCCTCAGACGATGTCTTTAGGATCTGATCACTCATGTGTGTAGGTATGGCGCTTCACTGACAAACAACCTGACTCCTCTACTTGTGCAACTTGCATTACTCATAGGAAATCCTTGGCAGAGGCAGGCCAACATATGTTAATTACTGGGTTGCATTATAATAGGTCTAACATCTTGTTTCCCATCCagggttttaaaataaatggaaacaaCAGTCTCTTTGGATACTAAGCCATGTATTTTTGTATCTCTGGCTAAAAATATTCTACATTAACAACACAAATAGATCAACTGCCAGAGAATTCCTGcctcttcagtgtttcttttggGGCTTTTATCCTTGTTAAACAAAGAAGCCAGGCAATCTTTAAGAGAGGTTAGTGTGTGCGCACTCATCTTTCATTTCCTACAAATTATCCTGCAGTCAGGTGTAATAGTGAAAAGGGTAGCTTGACTCCTcaatcttttgtttcttctataAGCAGTTTATCAGGTAAAGTTGGCTACTGGTTTCTAcagcaaaatgaagcagaaattcATGAACACAGAGGAGCACGAATAGAGCAAAGATGTactttaaaatatgtctttCATATGACAGGAAATATGCACtatgtttcttcattttatgaTTCAATACACTGGGATATTGATAGGACAAGATGCTGGCAACGTTACAAGTATTCTTGATTTACATTTCTCTTTATTGAGAAAGAGGCATTGAGGGCCATAGCTGCAATTTCAGACAAAGGACCAAGCTCCACACTGacatgctgtttctttctgggTGACCAAATTCAAagttttaaatctgaatttcaaATTGTATGACACCACAGAACTGCCAGAAACATTAGAAGTTTtgtgaaaattttcaaaacactgataTTCTAAAAATAGGCACCGGTATAAGCTTTCTTTCACAAAAGGTTCTGCAAAAAGTTCGTGCattgaataaataatttacacACGCATTGAGGATGCAAAACCTTTCAGGATACAGTGAAAACGCTGtctcagaatttttattttttgaagtgaTTAAGCAAACCTAATGACAGAACTTATCATGCAACTGTGACCAGAAACATACTATGCCCcatcctctcctccttcctcaccGCAGAGCCCCATCGCCAGGCGCTGCACAGAGCCGGCGCTGGTCCCCGCTCCCCAAGGCTGAGCGCCAGCCAAGAGGCGCTGGCAAGGAGCAGACAGATGGTGGCCAATAAGGAAACTATCACGGCGTCTTAGTCACCATGGCAGAGCCCGGGCACCGCACAATAGCAGCCTGACTGTCGTCTACTTTACTCCTCATTTCAGCTCATTAATATGTTTACCTGCACATGGCTAACGCTCCCAGCTATAGAGCAAATAGGTGCAAAGCTGTATCAGGTGTACCAAGCCGGTGTTGCACAAGGGGATGCGAGGATCCACCACAGCCAAGCCGAGTTGAAGTCAGATATCCAAAGGTTACAAAATAGCGCGCTAAACCTAGCGTCCTAACCACCGCTCAGTGGGAGCGGTTATCCTCTGGGTTAGCTAAGAGGAAACATGCCAAAGTGTTCTAAACAGGCGTTCAACACAtcaaaaaattaacaaaagacACTCCACCAGATGAACCCAAAATGCctcttattattattaatttatttagagACAAAACGACCTTGATATTTTGCTTTAGGATAAGACAAGCACAGTCCTGAACTTACGGCGCTTATCTGCTTCCCCCAACCAATTCGTCAAACCCAGGCTCTGaaccctccagcagcccctgccgcctcctcctccaCTCCTCTGCGGACCACACACCCCCCAGGCACCCATCAACCCATTACAAAGAACAACCTACCACGAATACAGGTAGAACAAAAAtgattgcaaatatttttcgGAACCCATTTTCATCAACAAAGGGTCCGAACTGCTAACTACCCACAGCACTGCCCTTTGCAAAGCCTGTGCAGAAAGAGCCACCGCTTCGCCCCAGCCCGTGCAGCGCCCAGCACCGCCTGGGCTGCACCTCGGGGGAAACCCTTCTGCTCCCTCAACCCACGCTGCTCCAGCAAGGGCCACCGGCAGCAGTGCCCACCacctctgccctccctgccaCACAGATGGAGGGGGAGGACAGGGCAATTTCAGgggaatgttttaaaatatttatcttgcATCCTGTCATCAATTGCTTCTGGAGTATAAACAAGGTCTGAACGGCCTTCCCCTTATTGTAACTCATAGCCGAGCATCACTTGGTATGCAAGGTTTGGTCTTGAAGGGAAGCATTTACACCGCTCAGACAAGTCCGAGTATGGCACCTTTCATGTGCAAGCTATATAGCTTTGTTAAACACCAGGATTAAGTACTTGTTATTAACAAACATTTCAGGGGTTCCCCCTAGATTTATTCTGCACACTGTCTCTTGCTGGTCACCGACAGCCGCTGTCACAATTTTACTTGTCCTTTGGTAAAGAATAACACAACCAACTGGAACGGTGACTCCTGAGTTACACATAAACAagcaggtgctgcctgcagaggtgGGACTTCTGTTTATCCAGATTTTCAAGCGCTTCCGAGTATCCACCTTCCCACACAACTCCTGTCCCCCCACTGCCAACAGAGCTGCCacagagcacagagcagccgGGTCAGAGCAGAGCCCTCCAGTTTCTCCTTCCAGTCCCACCCTAAAGCAGCCGGGAAGGGGTAAAAGCTGACGCAGGGCAAGGCTGAGCCTCCCCCGCCGAGGGGTGCCCCCAGCCGTGCCAGCCGCTGCGGCAGGAGCGGGTTCAGAGCCGGCACTGCAGCCCAAGCAGAGCCGAGGGCAGGTGACTGGGACGGACCCGCCACCTGCACCCTCACACCCtcagagctgcaggaagaggACGTGAGCCCAAGTGTTTGAATTCACACGGCTGCTTTAACCAAGCCTCAGAAGGCTCCGCTAGTGACCCAAAATAACTTCTCCTTACGTAATACTGTTATGATTTTAATGTGCGAGATGTCAAGAGTTTTACAGTGCCAAAAGCCAAAGCTATGCATTCAGCTGGAAAGCTAGTAGGCTCCCGTGTCTAATGGTATCGAACTCCAGCTGGACTGCAACCCAATACTTTTTAAGAGAGCAATGTACGTTTTGGGAGAAACCTCATACTTAAGAGGAGGACAAGAGAAGACTGAAGTATAGTTCCtgaaacagatttctttaaGAAGGCCTTAGAGCTGCTTTAGGTCTTGCCAGGTGAGACATATCGCAGCAGATATCGCAGCAGCAAGAAAGAAGGGACTTGTGAACAGGATGAACACCAACAGATAAACAGCCTTGGTAACACAACACACGTTCAGTTCACATTTTCAGCCACGGAACTGCATCTGCACATGTGTGCCCACTGCAACTCAGCGTTCTATGAAATATGAGAGAATACCTGTATCTCAGTGGCAAGGCAGGACTTCACGGCTTTGTAAAGCACTCAAAGGATGGCAAACAACACACAGAAAATCAGGATGCCAAGAGCATGTGCAGAACGACAGTTCACTGGCCTGGAGTCTTTTTAGAACAAGCATTCCagtcctaaaaaaaaccctgtttaaTCAAATGTAAAGTGCATCAACCTGTGCTAAGTGGAGGAGGGATGAAAAGCTTTCTTTGAAAAGGCTTGGGGGAAAGCACTGGGTTGCTGTAAGGGAGGCCAACGTAAGCTGTATACCAGCTGTAAACAAGTTAACTTCTGTGATCCCACTGCTGGGAAAAGGGTTGTAAGAGCATTAAACAAACACGGAATTTACAAGGACACCAAGAGATTGGGTAGACTGCCTGACAACCACATCattcttcctctccccctgcAAACCTGTGGGATAATAAACCCCTCTCTCTGTcgtatatagatagatatataaaCAAATGGCTCTTCTGAGAATTCAATGTCAACAAAGTCTCTAAAACcgctttttaaagtttttctcattttctcccatgcctttttttttttttttgggtgggggtgggggtgtaaCCAAATGGGTCTTCTGTTGACCTACGAATACATTCAcgttttaaaattaaagactgACAGTGCTTGTTGTCAAACCACTCTAGCTGCAGGAACTTGTATTTCTGCAATGTATTTTAAGCAAAAACACTCTaagaaaattttcctgtttatatGGCACTTTCTTTTGCCATTTACAACAGCCAAAATCTTACCAGATAAGTGCAATGCTAAGGAAGGCTACTGTTTATGTTGAAGTAATGTTACGTAaggtatttcttattttcaaaccATCTATGGGGGCATCCCACGCTCTGGCTGCATGAACAGATGTACTGCGCAAATCAGGTCCGGAGGCAGAGGGACGGCAGGTTGGCGAGCTTCTCTTGCTTCCTTGCGAAAGTAGCCGTAGTtggaggggtgggggtcccGCAACAGAAGACATGAGCCTTTCCCCACTGTCGCTCAACAATTTTGTGgtgttggtttgtggggtttttcacCTCCTTAACACGCTCTCGCACCTCTAAAATAACCAAAAGCAGATGGCAACCTTTGAGCTGGAGGATGCCCATCTACCAGGTGGCTGCTGGACAACAACCATGCCCAAAAGAACAGCACAGGGGAAGGGAGACTTCAGAGACACGCAAAAGAGAAGTTGTAAAAACACTTTGCAAAGTTTGCAAAAAACTCCTTCGGCAAAGGAGAAACCATGACCAGACTAGGGAACCCCCCCCTCCCAGCGTCAGTGCAAGACCAGGCAATTTCCAGAGAAGTCCAATTTCAAACCTTTTCAGGCACCGGCTGCCCAGCATTAAGTCAGCCTCAGCATTACCTTGTCCCGCTCCCCCATCCCACAAAGCCCTTATTTACACAGTAAGCCTGTATTCAATCCGTTCATCTGGTTTTGGAATGGGTGCTCAAAAacaagagaggaagagaaacctGCACTTCAGAATCTACTGATGGAGATACAGGAGGTGTGTATTTCAGAGCAGCCTAAAAGGCTCTGCTGTTCGCAGAGGGAATCAGGAATACAGCCAAGAAATAAGCAGACGCTCATCAAGGGAACTGTTTTTGCTACTAAATGGCCAATTGAAGCCCCCACTATTCTGTCATATAACTATGCCACTGCAGCCCCAATAAATAAACCCTTCTGATTAGTTACGAAACTACCTAGAAATCTCAGGGACTGACACCATTAGCTTTGTCAGCTGGTCAGTCATTGCAGCCCTAAGGTCtcaaaggaattatttttttttaataaaatgcataCATATCCAAAAGACAACACAAACTTGTTGTCAACatactgctttttctcttaCTGCTCAAACATACATGTTTTTACCTAATTAGCAAAGACAAAAAGTGATACTTCACAGGTACAAAGAGCTGCAAGATGAATGGGGCAGTTTATCCACATTTGTGCATTAGACCAACCAGTTAGTACCCTCTAGTTAATGCTGTCCTGACCAAGCTGACTACAAAATAAGTCACCAGAAGAGTTTACCCGTGGCCAAAGAGTTCAGACCATCAGAACACGGAAGATTTGAGGAAGACCAAATAAAGACAACAATCAACCTGCAtcacgcaaaaccaaaaccaaagtctgtggcttttgttttcatgctaCCTTTGACAGCACGTGTGTTACCCAGAGGTTAGAGTTGTTCCCCTTTCCAAAGTTAAACCCACAGTGGCGCTGCTCTTCTCTGGCAAGAAAAGGCTTCCAGTAACCACAGTCCCTCTGTGCTCGCGGGCAACATTGACTGCCAAGAAACTGGACTATGGCTCTACAGGGAAAGGACAACACTAGTACGTATGGATCATGCAGCCCGAGCATCGCCTGGGTAGGTCTCACAGGACTGATGGAGGATGTCGCTTCTGTAAATCAGCTCTCCACCATCTACTGACATACAAATATTAagtcaggaaaaacaaacaaacaaaaaaaatcacctagTAACACACTCATTATGGAAACAATGAGCAGTAGAGGCAATCCAAATCCACAGCTGTGTGAAATTTCCACAGGTTTGTAGCACTGTGCATATTAACGAGTTTTgactgatttcttttcctccctggcCCCTGTATTGAGCCAAAAGCCTTCCTGCTTCGCTTTGGGAATCAAttcaaagctgctctgcagagtcAAAACAAACGTTGGATTACCAACCAAGGGATACGCTTCCCACATTTATCTTAATGGAATGTTAACGTGATAACTTGTATGCTACTACCTCAATATTAATACACTAGACAGAATTCAATAAATCGAGCTGGGTTTTATTACCTGTGGCAAGGACAAAAGTCTGTTTTCCAGCTTAGATACTTCATCAGACCTTGAGCCTTATTTTGAGAAGCGTCAGCCATTGCCCCTTCCCCATTGGAAGTgactgtgtttggctgttcCAGGATTCAAGATGGGGTATGAGTTACTTCTATTCTCCACTACAGGTCTAAAAAAGCATGAGTAACTGATGGAAGCTATAGGTAGCCTTGATAAAATGATCATCTATGTGGGCTTTCAGAAGGGCAGGTTCTTTTAAGAATGAGTCATCCCTACGGAGTAACTTAATTTCTGTTGACACTTACAGGAGAAATTAGGCAGACAAAATCACTTTCCATCCaagaaaaactttatttttctctactaAATACATAATAACCATACAAATTTGCCCTGCTCCATaaagggaagggcagaggcacTGTACCAAAGCTGGAAAACCTCATCTTTGCAGGCAACGTAGACTTCAGCGTATCTTAAACTATTAGAACCAAAAATAAACACGTAACAAGTGCAAAACCATCTCCTACTCTCATAATACACTACTGCCTCCAACAGTCAAGCTGTGCAGATCCATTACAACCCACTGCCTGGACATTCCCCTTGCAGTCTATATcacctttaaaatattctaacaTTAACCAAGCTGAATGCTAATGATCATGTGAAACCCAATGAAAGTAAGGAAATCAAAAATGCTATGTAAGaactttttgcttttagaaaaaagaagcgggggaaaaataaatcaatatgaCAATGCAACATTTCAATCTAcaaaccttttgtttttaagccaAAGACACCACTTTAAAGCAGAAGTGATTTCTAACACCACTGACAGCCCCAACTtatcagcagcagcaaagcacgCACACACCTAAATTCAGTAGAAGGAAAACATACCGCATCTAAGCAGGAGGTGTACCAGTGCCCATCCATGGTGGTCTAGTATTGATGCACTGTTCACGGTGCCTTCCcataaaacaaacccaaatggATAAAGTGGGCTCGTGTTCCTCGTCCCACAACAGCCAGTTGACAAGAACAACCATAAACCAACTCTAAGCTCTTCAGCAATATTCTCGCCACTTAGCTGTAACATAGGATAGGATTTCACAAAAATTGGTCTAACTAGGAGTGAACAAATCAGCCAATTGCATAGTGGTCAAATCTGTTACCACAGGCATTAACTGCAGTCCTACTTATTTATGAGAAACAGGCTTTCCCAGGTACAGCCCTAACAACCCCTGCTCACTCCTTCCACAGCATTTGATCCCGCACGTTGTTAGAGCAGCACGGCAGGCATCACAGCTCCTGGCCAGCCGCTACACCCATTTCTCATAGTCACACTGCCTCCTGTGCAACTGGAAACAGGCTGGATCCCCATTGCCCCGAAGACTATCAACAACATTGTGGAAGGCAAAAGGAATTccaactttgttttctttctgggatctatttttcttccttttcaggagAGAATCCAGGCTTTCCAGGCTGCTAGTACAAACATCAAGTTGCTAAAAAACAGCCAACACCGTCTCCAACTATGGTATCAGTGATATAACCCATCCGTGAGGGtttggttgggctttttttaggtttgttttgggcttttttgtggATGCAAAACCTTTGGAACCTATAAAAGTGGAAGAGATTTGGGGTAAAGGGCAAGCAACTCCCAAGGAAAGTTATGAATGGAAACATGCTAGAGAGCCTCCTCTCCTTTCCACCCCTTGTAACCATTGCTGATCAGGACAAATCTTTcaaatgctgcagaaactgATCTATTATCTTTCGTGGGTTTCTTAAAATATCCTAAAAACAGAAGAGTACGCCACATTAAGATCCCAGTTTTATTTCATCTCAGACAGCACAAAACACTCTCTGTATATATACACAGCAACTCACTTCTTTCCTGAAACAAAGTTTTCATTGATCCTTTGCCACAGACTCAATTATTGTTTCTAATCATGATCAACGTTTATTTAAGGTATTGTGGACTGTAAACAATGTAAACAATAAAAGCATCTGTCCATGTTGACATGAATGTCATTGGCAGGTTAGATACCTCTATCAACTGGTCCCGAGGgtgttctttttaaattctgaaagcCCAAAGTAAATTTAAATTACAATTTACAGAATAATCTTTAAATCAGCCACCTTCTGAGGTAGCGTTATCTTGAGTAGATAAAAATCACGATCTGTCAATTAAATCCCAGgaaatttttcattgctttaaaacataatgctaaagacacttttttttttttttttttttaatgtgtgacATACTGCAAAATTTCTGGTCCTCCTCGCacccatggggaaaaaaaataacactctTCTTGTAATTTGGCAATTAGAGATAcgcatgtaaaaaaaaagcagaaataacgACATTTTAagacaacattttaaaagtaaagataaaaagaagaaaggtccTTGACTGTGGGATATTTAGAGGATTTCAAGTCATGTTTTCCATGgcttcatttgaaaaataagtggccttttctttctcctccccccctcctccaaACTCCGAGGAAAACAGTCACCAAATGCACTCAACTAGCCTCAAAGTCACACGTGCTCCATTGCAGATCTCGCTTTCAATGTGTCTTTTGTTTAATGGCTGGTGTTTCGACATCCTCAACTTGAACAGAAAAAGGTCAGAGCGAGTCTCCTGGCATTCTCAGACCTGCACCAGGCCCCGCCGGGAGCAGACTGATGCCACAGCAGCCTTCCCCTAACcaagaggaggaagcagaggttTGAATCCGAGACCAACTACGCGTGTTAGAGGGATCCTTCTCCCAAAGACCGTCGGCGGCGTTtagttttgctgtatttctctgCAAAACTTTTTCCTGCTGGTGCTAGCAATACTTTTGAGCACCAGTTCTGCCACCACGCGACATTACTGCCCTGGCACCGTGACCAGAGCAAGTTCCCACCAGCAAGGGGGAACCTTAGCCATACATCCCAGCAAGGAGCTGCTCCCCCTGGCCGGCTTTAGCTTCACCTCTGGGCTACCCCCGGTGCCCTGGTGCCCACCATCCTCACCTTCGCTCCCCTGCCTGCGGAGGGGAGGCTGCACCATTAACCTCCCAGTGCGCAAGGCCAAGGTCCAGACCGCAGCTAGAGAGAAGCTGCTGCTAAAGATTCCTTAAAAGCTTTGGCACTTCAAGGCACTTGGAACTACTCAACCAAAGCTGGGAGCCAAAGCTTTGCCACAGCATTAATGGGCTTTTGcccttttaaattttataagCCCCTCGCCTTTCTGATGCGCGGAGTTTTATTCAGAGTCCTTTAAATGGCCATctcatatttaaaagaaagccGGCATAGGTAGCACCCTAAAACTACCCCAGGTCATTCATCTCCCCCACTCTCCTACTGTCTCTTAGGAAACCTTTGATAGAGCATTTGTTCGGGCTGCCAAGTTAAATCCTCTTCTCTCATGTCAATGCATTGAAAAAAGCAGTCAGAACACCAGCTTCACTCAGGCCTGCTGAAGTAAATGGAGAAAACCAATTCCTCTGGCACTACAGAGCCATTAAGCCGTTTGCAGATTATGAACTGAAGCACAAAAATACACACCCGGCGCACAATCGGCCGGCGATGCAGAGCCGGTCCTGAAGTTCGCCTGGGTCTCACAAACCGTCTATACGGCCGCAATTTGTAGTCATTTGTGCAGCTGCCCCAAGTGTTCAGCGGGACCCCGACAGCCCCAGACAAAAGCCGTTTCGCCGCGATGCGGGGGTCACGCCGCCACCGCCGGGCACGGCGGCAGCGCGGTAacgggggctgcagctggggggcggggggaggggggggaggcgCAGGGACACCAGGggccagcacacacacacacacacggtgCCCCTAACCGCAGGCTCCGAGGTAGCACCGATATAAAACTTTACGCGTGCAAAACGAAGTTTACACTCTAAAAACCCCATTATAGTAACAACTTCCTCCCCCTGCCTTAGGCTGCCTTGCTCCGTCCCCGCTACCGAGCCAGCCCTCGGCGCTATCCCGAGtggcacggggcggggggggaggggggggggcgaaTAAAAGCGTGGCTGGATGGCTCCtatttttatgtttacattCCTGAAGTGTCTTTTAACTGACTGCCATTCCCCCTCTCCCAGCGAGCAGCCCCGCCAGCCGCCCCTGGAAGCGCTTCCCCCGCTCCCCTCGCACAaaggcggcgggcgggcggccggcccgggcccccccggccctctgcccccgcgccccctcccctccgccccgccggcTTCCTGGACAGATGCAccggggggagggaggagagagggagggaggagagagagggagcgaggggagggggggctgctccttcctcctgcctgccgAGCGAGGCCCCGGTCCCAACTGGCTCTCCAAACCCAGACACAAGGAATTCGCACCCAGGCAAGCTTCCCGCAGCCCGGAGCGCGGCCGCAGGCTCCCCCACGCGTCTCCGCTGCCCAGCACACGCGCGGCCGGGCACGCACAGCCCGCGCCGCcaccgcagccccggccccgccgcggggctccAGCCCGCCCCGACGGCGCTCGCCCCGGCCGGGGGcagccgccgccccggccccgcagccccccccgcTTTGTTTTTGCGGCGGTTCCGACCCGCCCGCCACAAGTTAGACCCGGGCCGGGTCCCCCCGCGGCCCGCCCGGGAAGGGCATTTCCCGGCCAGagccgcctccccgccgccgggcccggctCCGCGGCTCCCCGCCCGCCCTCGCCGGGGACAGCCTGCCCCTTTAAGGAGTCTCCGCACATTTTCTGCCCTCGCAGAATAAataggttttgtgttttgggtttttttccacacacacacccccacacccccgtACACCTATTTCCCCAGCGTGGCCGCTCCATTGTTTCTGCTCCGCCGAGACGCAACCCCTGCCCGGCCGCCAACGGGGAGGTGCGAGCGGAGAGCGCAAATAGACGCGAAACTTACCTACAGCTTGCAAAGCAGCCTTGCAGCAGCGAAATAACAAGGAAGAAGGCAGGCAAAATCCTCTCTCCCCAACTGATTTGCAGCTCTACTCGGgtatttttaaatctataattttgtttacaccccccccctcttttcttccttctccccccccccttttcccccccttgcCCGCAGACAGTGAAAAGGAGCTCAATGTTAGTGGGTGAGTAAGTGAATCAACTAGCAGAGAGCACAGCAAGTTGAAGTGTCAAATTACATTGGCTATTCTATTACCAAAGGGCCATGCTTTGTGGCTGCTGGCAAAATCTGTCCCAGATTCCTATCTGAAAGGGAGCTGCCTCCTACAGGGATGTTCTTCCCTTCGCCCTCTCCCTTTcactctccccccccccccccatcaccccccccccctccgctcCCCAAATCACACAAAGTTCAAAATCTTCGATACgagttaaaatacaaatattgtCTTACAGTGCATTTTAAAGGCGGGGATTCTCGGTTTAGTCTTCCTGAATACCAGGCACTCGGGAACACTTCCACTCTGGAAACTGAAAGCAGGAGAATCTCTATCCTCCCTTCtggatttttatattattaaatacGGGAAAACCACCCCGGACCCGGTACACCCTCAGGCATGCGGTGCCTCCTTCGCCGCCGCCTGCACGGGAGAATTTGTACGGGGATGGATGAATGGAACTACCGGGCGGGCCAGGGGATGACACAGGGACGCCAAGATACCCCGTCGCTCCGTAGCTCGCACTTTAGGCAGCCCCCCCGCACTCGCCGCCACCCCCGGGGCCGCTGGTATTGTCAgcgcccgccgctcccgccaCCCAGGTAGGAGCGGGGCGCCCCCGGGGGTCCTCGCCCGCCAGCGGGGCTCTGCCGGGGAcaccggcggggcgggccggggggggcggccccAGCGACGGGGGGGGGAAGGGCGGCCGGGACCGgaccccccccgccgccccgagCGCACCCGCGGCGCTAACAATAGGGCGTGTTTTTTGTGCtggtgtttgttgttggtttttttattattattttcttccccccacacaccccccggAAATCCAACCTGATTtccagggagaaaataagaacCCGTCCTTGTCTGGCGAGCACCAATCTGCTAAAAAAACATCTCCCTCGACTTCTCTTCCCCTTGATAAAACACTTCCAGGACAATCAATATTTTATGATGAGTTGTTAATAAGCCTAATATATTCATCCCTGCTCCAACGGGGCTTGTTAGATTATGCAATTAAGATAAGCAATTTAAACAGCACCGTGCAGCCCTTCGCTGGTCACATTCGTCTTGTCGGAGGAGGAGAAACGATCGGGACTTTAAAGGGATGTCGGATCTTTGGGGAAGGCGGggtgaggaatttttttttattatttttttttatttttcaacatgCGTGCAGCCGGCGCCGTGCGTTAACGTGGCTCTCCCCGCCGGTAACCCCGCGGGGCTCCCCCGTTCCCCCCACGCTGGTTTCCGTACTGGTTTGCACGGggctgcaccaccaccaccaccaccccgccgCTCGTTTGCgccatgaaaaataaaatttaaaaaaaaaaaataaacacacacagctcgccccgcccccagccgccccccgctCGCGTCCCGGGGTGCGGGGGGCCGGCGCCCGCCGAGCGCGGCGGGGGGAGCCACGGGCGGGCAGCGCCCCCGCGGGGGCAGGCGGCCGACGGCGGGTCCCGCCGCTCCGGCGCGGTCCGGCTCCGCGTTTTGCGTGCGGCCGCGGTGTCAGCCGGGGAGCGCCGAATAACAAAGACAAGTTTGagaggagccgccgccgccgccgcacaGGCTGCCAGTGACGTCAGGGAACAATGCCGCTGCCAgccggcccgccccgcgcccgccgccccttAAAGGCGCAcggcccggcgccccccccGCACACACACCGCCTGGGACGCGGCGGCAGCGCTCGGGCCTGCGGGTGTCCGTCTCCCCGA
Proteins encoded in this region:
- the LOC114014233 gene encoding basic proline-rich protein-like, encoding MHRGEGGEREGGERGSEGRGGCSFLLPAERGPGPNWLSKPRHKEFAPRQASRSPERGRRLPHASPLPSTRAAGHAQPAPPPQPRPRRGAPARPDGARPGRGQPPPRPRSPPRFVFAAVPTRPPQVRPGPGPPAARPGRAFPGQSRLPAAGPGSAAPRPPSPGTACPFKESPHIFCPRRINRFCVLGFFPHTHPHTPVHLFPQRGRSIVSAPPRRNPCPAANGEVRAESANRRETYLQLAKQPCSSEITRKKAGKILSPQLICSSTRCILKAGILGLVFLNTRHSGTLPLWKLKAGESLSSLLDFYIIKYGKTTPDPVHPQACGASFAAACTGEFVRGWMNGTTGRARG